A stretch of the Sphingobacterium thalpophilum genome encodes the following:
- a CDS encoding winged helix-turn-helix transcriptional regulator gives MKRDQAEELRALQDTLYFIGGKWRIPVINSLCNGSRRFREIERSIPGITTRMLSKELKDMELNKLLVRKVYPDIPVLIEYEPTEYCRTFGKIIQEMINWGREHRKKVIEDQ, from the coding sequence ATGAAAAGAGATCAGGCAGAAGAATTACGCGCACTTCAGGATACCCTATATTTTATCGGTGGAAAATGGCGCATTCCCGTCATCAACTCATTATGCAATGGCAGTAGAAGATTCCGCGAAATTGAACGAAGTATTCCGGGCATTACAACACGAATGCTATCCAAGGAACTCAAAGACATGGAACTCAACAAGCTACTCGTTAGAAAGGTGTACCCTGATATTCCAGTACTTATCGAATACGAGCCAACCGAATACTGCAGGACATTTGGTAAGATAATACAAGAAATGATCAACTGGGGTCGAGAGCACAGGAAAAAAGTGATCGAGGATCAATAA
- a CDS encoding SDR family oxidoreductase has translation MKNLKNKIALITGGNSGIGFETAKAFVTQGATTIITGRRKEAIIEAADTIGAIPLVADQSLLSDIDRLAAEVKERYGKLDILFINAGITGEAAMIADAREETFDSVMDINLKGAYFTLSRFIPLLQDGASVIFLSSNVASMNMPQSSIYQASKAALNTIAKTAALELAERKIRVNTVSPGPTRTQVLNKSYDPALVDGIWESLAGTVPLKKIGKPEDVAAMVVYLASESATFITGSDFVLDGGMKIS, from the coding sequence ATGAAAAATTTAAAAAATAAAATTGCGCTGATTACCGGGGGTAATAGCGGGATCGGATTTGAAACAGCGAAAGCATTTGTAACGCAGGGTGCCACGACGATCATAACCGGACGACGGAAAGAGGCTATCATTGAGGCTGCCGATACCATTGGCGCTATTCCACTGGTTGCGGATCAGTCATTATTGTCCGATATCGACAGGCTGGCGGCAGAAGTAAAAGAACGTTATGGAAAACTGGATATCCTGTTTATCAATGCTGGTATTACCGGTGAGGCTGCAATGATCGCTGATGCCAGGGAAGAAACTTTCGACAGTGTAATGGATATTAATTTGAAAGGTGCATATTTTACATTAAGCAGATTTATTCCACTGCTTCAGGATGGTGCGTCGGTGATCTTCCTTTCTTCCAATGTGGCTTCAATGAATATGCCGCAAAGTTCTATTTATCAAGCGAGTAAAGCTGCGTTGAATACGATAGCTAAGACAGCGGCCCTCGAGTTGGCCGAACGGAAGATCAGGGTAAACACCGTCAGCCCCGGGCCGACCCGGACACAAGTATTGAACAAAAGCTATGACCCTGCCCTGGTGGATGGCATATGGGAAAGCCTTGCGGGGACGGTGCCACTTAAAAAGATCGGTAAACCGGAAGATGTTGCTGCGATGGTGGTGTATCTGGCTTCGGAGTCGGCCACTTTTATCACCGGGAGTGATTTTGTTCTGGACGGCGGAATGAAAATCAGTTAG
- the msrB gene encoding peptide-methionine (R)-S-oxide reductase MsrB gives MKQAFVLLAVAIGLFLVSKIGFSQKGTSSKTTKQRTMDNSHNKDQVIYFAGGCFWGTEHFFKQVRGVTATEVGYANGNLQDPTYQQVSTGKTGFAETVKVSYDPTVIDLKLLVDLFLKTIDPTSLNKQGNDIGTQYRTGIFYTNADDVPIIKERLAALANQYSAKIVVEVEPLQNYYDAEAYHQKYLDKNPGGYCHIGPDLFELARKANPAPTTEYKKADQETLKKKLTPLQYNVTQNNATERAFDNEYNDEFRDGIYVDITTGEPLFVSTDKFESGCGWPSFSKPISDSLIQELSDNSYGMRRTEVRSKTGDAHLGHVFNDGPADKGGLRYCINSASLRFIPKEKMKEEGYEKYLSLLAKK, from the coding sequence ATGAAACAGGCATTCGTACTTCTTGCCGTGGCCATTGGTTTATTTTTGGTCAGCAAGATCGGCTTTTCACAAAAAGGGACGAGTTCAAAAACGACAAAACAACGTACTATGGATAATTCACACAACAAAGATCAGGTTATTTATTTTGCCGGAGGTTGCTTCTGGGGCACTGAGCACTTTTTTAAACAAGTCAGAGGTGTTACCGCCACCGAGGTGGGTTATGCCAACGGCAATCTGCAAGATCCTACCTACCAGCAGGTCTCAACAGGTAAAACTGGATTTGCTGAAACTGTCAAAGTGAGCTACGATCCAACAGTCATCGATTTGAAACTATTGGTGGATCTCTTTCTAAAGACCATCGACCCGACTTCCTTAAACAAGCAAGGTAATGATATCGGCACGCAGTACCGCACGGGCATTTTTTACACTAATGCGGATGATGTGCCTATAATAAAAGAGCGTTTAGCGGCATTAGCCAATCAGTATAGTGCCAAAATTGTGGTTGAAGTGGAGCCTTTGCAAAACTATTACGACGCCGAAGCCTATCACCAAAAATATCTGGATAAAAACCCTGGAGGCTATTGCCATATTGGGCCAGACCTGTTCGAATTAGCCCGCAAGGCCAATCCCGCACCCACCACCGAATATAAAAAAGCAGATCAGGAAACATTAAAAAAGAAGCTTACCCCGCTTCAATATAATGTCACTCAAAATAATGCGACTGAACGGGCTTTTGACAATGAATACAACGATGAGTTTAGGGACGGTATTTACGTAGACATTACGACTGGAGAGCCCCTGTTTGTATCTACCGATAAATTCGAATCCGGCTGTGGATGGCCCAGTTTTTCGAAGCCCATTAGTGATAGCCTAATCCAGGAACTTTCGGATAATTCCTATGGAATGCGCCGTACGGAGGTACGCAGCAAGACGGGTGATGCCCATCTCGGTCACGTCTTCAATGACGGTCCGGCAGATAAAGGGGGCCTACGCTACTGTATAAACAGTGCATCGCTCCGCTTTATTCCTAAAGAAAAAATGAAAGAAGAGGGATATGAAAAATATTTGTCGCTATTAGCTAAAAAGTAG
- a CDS encoding alpha/beta fold hydrolase yields the protein MIFLISSVYAQDLDHQLRKKYESAKHTFLTFEKEHRGSIQTANHRISYLKWGSHRDKVFIWLPGSFLSAYDFYPFADALVKAGYSVLSVDHYGHGLTDIPKEDLDFWDFADDLASLMDNLKIKTAVVGGFSRGAYIATAFYDRHPEKVTGLVLEDGGTVAFKSLFDQMTPEAKQLFFGSVEPPLEVKKLLFGSCPTEFDIFSNINQIDGSPEQWQIFGFVKHRAGQWYLYHGLNEYMHMQDSIHYIQLLDRPSEVSRYAASMLRVDPMKTYRTLKVPMLILDAVGKDDSFDGRKGNRQLKDMHPELIEHQLFDCADHNIHFSCPQDFLTVLTKFLKPL from the coding sequence ATGATTTTTTTGATTTCTTCCGTTTACGCCCAAGATCTGGATCATCAACTGCGTAAAAAATATGAGTCGGCCAAGCATACCTTCTTGACATTCGAAAAGGAACATCGTGGGTCTATTCAGACCGCGAATCATCGCATCTCCTATTTAAAGTGGGGCAGCCACAGAGACAAAGTGTTTATCTGGCTACCGGGCAGTTTTTTGTCAGCATACGATTTTTATCCCTTTGCCGATGCGCTGGTCAAGGCTGGCTATAGTGTGTTGTCCGTAGATCATTATGGTCATGGCTTGACAGATATCCCAAAGGAAGACCTGGATTTTTGGGATTTTGCGGATGATCTAGCTTCGCTCATGGACAATCTAAAGATAAAAACAGCAGTAGTCGGCGGATTTTCAAGAGGCGCATATATCGCAACCGCCTTTTATGACAGACATCCTGAAAAGGTGACGGGGCTGGTCCTCGAGGATGGTGGGACCGTCGCTTTCAAATCTTTGTTTGACCAGATGACCCCTGAGGCGAAACAGCTATTTTTCGGGTCAGTGGAGCCACCATTGGAAGTGAAGAAATTGCTCTTCGGATCCTGCCCGACGGAATTTGACATCTTCAGCAATATTAATCAAATCGATGGTTCGCCGGAGCAATGGCAGATCTTTGGATTCGTGAAGCACAGAGCTGGTCAATGGTATTTATATCATGGTCTGAACGAATATATGCATATGCAGGACAGTATTCATTATATCCAGTTACTGGACCGGCCATCGGAAGTGAGCCGCTATGCCGCTTCCATGTTGCGCGTAGATCCCATGAAAACGTACCGCACACTAAAGGTGCCAATGCTGATTCTGGATGCTGTCGGCAAGGACGATTCTTTCGACGGCCGCAAAGGTAACCGACAGTTAAAGGATATGCATCCCGAGCTGATCGAACATCAGTTGTTTGATTGTGCTGACCATAATATTCATTTTAGCTGTCCGCAGGATTTTCTAACTGTATTAACGAAATTTTTAAAACCGCTGTGA